The following nucleotide sequence is from Peribacillus sp. ACCC06369.
TTCTTACAATGCGCTAATTAGTTCTTTTTCACGAATGGACTCCAAAAAACTTTCATCCTTTAAAACAGCCAGCACATTTTTATAAAAAGCAGTTTTATCGATAACTGAAGTATGTACATATTCATACTCTTTTAAAGAAGGATGACGCAAAACATTTTTCATGCAGGAATGACAAACTTTTTTAGTTCCTAACTTATAGTAGTTCAAGTTGCTTGCATCACCATTAGAAGTGTCTCCGTTACAAACGAAACATGTATGGCTAACACGGCCTTTTTTATTATACTCGGCCAAAGCCCCTTCTAAACGAATGGATGCGGGAATTGTTAATAACACATAATCACCTTTTCTATTTTAAATCTCTTAGTATTATATCAGAAAAATATAGAATTTGAACTATTAGACTCATATTCCCTAATAATGCTTGTAAAATAGGACAATTTTCAGGTGCTGATTAGAGGAAAGGCTCCAAAAACACACCAAAATGTAAAATACATTTATCCAAATCCCGACAGATTAAAATACCGTCCACTTTTTGAACGGCGTCTTCAAACTGTGTCATGAATTTATCTGGATCGTCGCTTTTCCGTTCTTTACCTTCATTATTGCTTTTGAACCAACCGGCACCGTTACAAATGGATGAACATGACCAAAATTGGCATTAGCGATCACGGGTATGCCATTTATCTCCTTTTTGCCAGCTATGATTTCATGCAAAGCATATTCAGTCATCCCCGAATCCTTTTGGAAACGGCCTATGATGATTCCTTTAATCCCAGTTGCCTCTGGCTGATGTAACAAGGATTGTAAATCCCGGTCAAAACTGAATGGATGACTTTCTTCGTCATCTTCAATGAAAAGGATACTGTCCATTAAAGACGGCATAAACTCTGTACCTTGTAATAGATTGAGTGTGCAAAGATTTCCCCCAATGATCGTCCCAGCCGCTTCCCCTTCCTGAATGACCATATAACCAGCATTCGGGTGGAAAGTTCGGTCATCCTGTTCTAAATGCCAAGAGTCATCACTCCACGTTTCACTTGGATCAAGATAAAAGCCTTCACTTTCAATTACAGCCTTTTTAAAATATTCCATCGTATATTCCAGACCAGCCTTCATTCCGAACGTCGAGAAATGAGGACCTGAGTATGTAGTTAGGCCTGTTTTTTTATGAATGGCCAATAAAATTGCGGTTATATCACTATACCCCATCAACACTTTTGGATTTTCCTTAATCAAATCGTAGTCGATATATCGTAACAATTGGTTAGCGTTATACCCCCCGATGGCTGTAAAGATTCCCTTAACATTCGGATCCCTGAAAGCCTCATGTAAATCTTCGACCCGGTCTTCAATCGAATTCGAAAAAAAGTCATCATGGAACAAAGCCGTTTTACCATATGTCACTTTAAAACCAAGCTCAATCAATCTTTCTTCTGCCAATCTGCGTTGTTCCCCTTTGACAATCGCCAAGCTTCTTGAAGGAGCAATAACGCGAATTTCATCCCCTGCTTGTAAACGGGAAGGTTTCATATCTTTATCCCCCTAAATTAATACATCTTTCGTTATTTTAGCAGAAATGTTGAACAAAGAAAAATCAAGACTCTTAAGGACTGCCACTCACCCCATTCTCTTATCGACCTTACTTACATCAAAACCTGGTCATGATTTCCTTATAGATCCTTTGGCCTTGTTCTCCCCATCAATGGCATCCTCTCTTCATTCCCGTTGTGCCAGGAATTGTTGTGTAATGTATCGCCTGTCCCATGATTACACTGTATTTATCCATGTCTAATCAGTAATCACTATGGATTCTAAAAAGGCCCCCGTCAAACCACCAAATCCTTACATAAAGAAAAGACCAGCTTTATAAACTGGTCTCTTTAGTTATTCAATTAGCAACAGAATGAAGCACCGATGATAATCAACAGAATGAACAAGACAACGATTAATGCGAAGCCTGATCCAAATCCGCAGCAACCGCCGCCGCCGCCACCATATCCACCGCCGCCACCATAACCGTAACCTGGTCCTGCAACATTTCCACCATATCCGTACATTAAGTTTCACTCCTTTTAGAATTCTGATTTCTCTTTACACCTTACCATATGTCAATACGCCCGCCTCGGTCTGTGTATTTGCCTATTTTTTTGGATTTAAGAAAAAACTTATCGAAAAACACCTTCATCACCATTAAACATTCAATAGGTGAAACACCAAGAGTAGCCATAAAAAGTGTCAAAAAAACGTTTCGTATTTATTGTGTTACTTTAAAATTGGGATATAATAAGAAAAAAAACAATTCTTAGCCTCTTTACGCTATCTCATGCCAATATAGATACATAAAAGGTTAATACGGGGGAACATAATTGAAAAAGAACGCAAAATCCTTCATCCCTTTCGCTGCAATCGCCACGATCCTTCTAATCAGCTATATCCTTCAAAAAGCTCCTAAAACATATGGATCGGATGATTCGATAAATGTTTATCAAAAATTCCAAACAGGCCAGCCCATTCAGTATCTCGTTATTGGTGACAGTATCGGAAGAGGGTCGGGAGCCGAAAACCCTAAACTAACATGGTTCAAACAGTTAGAAGATAAGTTGATCGAAACCAATGATGTTCCTTTACACGGAGATTACGTGGTCCAAAGCGGATCCACTGCTTTTGAAGGTCTATTTAAGCTTTCCCAAAGAAAGAAGCATGACCATAAAGATTTGATTTTCTTCGTTTTCGGTGAAAATGACCGTAAATATATGAATGTCGATGATTTTATCATGACATATGAAGCTTTAATCAGAAAGGCAAAAGGGCTCCACCCTAATGCTGAATTGTTCACAATAACAGAGAGTTCCTTGAAATATGAGGAATTTGCGTCAGCCATCGTCCTTTTATCCAAACATTATGGTGCAACTAATGTGGATATGCGTCCAATATTCAAGCATTCTGGATATACGGAAAAACAGCTGACCAGAGATTTGATTCATCCAAATGGGCTAGGTTATAAATTTTATGCTAATGAAATATACGAACGCTTCCTGGATAATATAGAACGCGGGAAGACTGTTTCAGGCCTGCCATCTAAGCTTCATGACCATTCAGAATTTGAATTATCCGAGATTGAACACTATGAAAAAATGAAAGGTTTCCGTCCAAGGGGCGGCTATTTCACTAGTAGTGTAAAGGGCAGTGTGATTGAATATAACTTCAAAGGAACTATGCTTGGTGTGAGACTGCTTAGGAGTCCCGATGGCGGGGAAGTAGATGTATGGATCGATGGAAATGAAATCACCACTTTGAATACGTGGTGGCCCTTTGCCCGTGAAAGGTATTTATTTATCACTAATGGGCTTCCTCCAGGTTCACATACGGTCCGTTTTGAGGTGACTGGCAGAAGTAAAGCAATGGAGCTTACCACCATCCCATATGTCCGGATAGCATCGATCATTACCGATTGAATCTTACCCGATATTAAATAACCCCCTATCATTATCTGATAGGGGGTTTTCCATTCAATCAAAAAGCTTTTTGTATTCTCCATATCCTTCTTTTTCAAGATCTTGGAGCGGGATGAACCTCAATGAGGCAGAATTGATGCAATACCGCAAGCCTGATGGTCCAGGCCCATCATTAAAGACATGGCCCAGATGAGAATCGGCAGTTTTTGAGCGAACCTCGATTCTTCTCATACCGTAACTCGTATCGAGGTTTTCCACCACTTCCTCTTCTTTTAGCGGTTTAGTGAAGCTTGGCCAACCACAGCCTGAATCGAACTTTTCCTTTGAAGTGAAAAGAGGATTACCTGAAACGATGTCCACATATAACCCTTCCTCCTTCAAGTTCCAATATTCATTGTTAAAAGCTGGTTCCGTTCCATTATTTTGGGTGACTTCATATTGAATCGCTGAAAGTTTCTGTTTTAATTCTTCTTTACTTTTCATCTTTTTCCCCCCAGTGATGTTGTATAAATGCTTTTCGGCCTGAGCCAATCGAATATCTTTCATAATGCTCAGGTTGCTTTTTATAATAATGCTGGTGATATGTCTCAGCTGGATAAAAAGTTTTGGCTGGTCTAACCGGCGTTACGATCGGTTTGGAAAATTTTCCGCTCGCCTGCAACTTAGCTTTGGATGCTTCAGCTATTTCACGTTGTTTTTCGTCATGATAAAAAATGGCCGTTTGATAAGAACTTCCCCGGTCATGAAATTGTCCGCCAACATCTGTCGGGTCAATTTGCTGCCAAAACAACTCGATTATTTTTTCATATGGATATACGCTTGGATCAAAGGTGATCTGCACAGCCTCATAATGTCCCGTGGTTTCAGAACAAACTTCTTTGTACGTAGGATTTTCCGTAGTCCCGCCCGTATAGCCCGAGATAACGGATTCGATACCAGGCTGTTCATCGAACGGTTTCACCATGCACCAAAAACATCCACCTGCGAATGTTGCTTTCTCTAATTGCTTTGTCAAATGAAAATCCTCCTTTTTTACAAACAATCCATTGAATGCATTTTAACGCTTTTATTTTGCTCTGTAAAATAATATGCCGATCGTCCCTTTTAACATAAATTGCCCCTTCCCTTATAAGGGAAGGAAACACACGCCCAAGTATAACTACATATGATGAGTCCATAATGGAAAATGTGAGGTGTTGGAAATGAGCGATAAACAATCATATTTACAAAAAGCGGGTACTTATGATTTACTATCGTCTTATTATAAATACAGTAATCCGCATCTGCATGATTATTATTACCATAAGCATTTGAAAAGTCTCAATAAAGCAACACAACAATCGAGATATGAGCATATGAAAGTCATATTGCCATCACAAGTTCGCATTTTACACGCTGCCCCAACAGCTCCCTCATTTGATGTTTATGTAAATGAAAAGTGCATTCTCAACAATCTTTCATATAAAGAAAGCAATGGTTATTCACAGCTTTCCCCTGGCATATACCAATTGGAGATATACCGCAGCGGGCAAAGGCTTTTAGGCTGTAAAGTGGCGCTAGAAAGCGGGAGGTCCTATACCATAGCAGCTTCCTTGGCTAATGAGTCGTTGAAAATGTCACCTTTCGAAGATAATCCATTGGTGCCTCAAAATGAAGCCAAGGTCCGATTCATCCATCTTTCCCATGGTTTACCTTCGGTGGATATTGCCGTCAAAGACGGAGATGTCGTTTTTGAAAATCTCGATTTCAGGGAAGCATGCGATTATCTTAATATACATCCCATGATAGTCGACTTCGAAGTCAGGAAAGCTGGGACAAAAGAGATCATACTCTCTTTGCCAAACTATGTTTTCCAAGAAAATACGTCCTCAACCATTTTTATAATCGGATTGAA
It contains:
- a CDS encoding S66 peptidase family protein is translated as MKPSRLQAGDEIRVIAPSRSLAIVKGEQRRLAEERLIELGFKVTYGKTALFHDDFFSNSIEDRVEDLHEAFRDPNVKGIFTAIGGYNANQLLRYIDYDLIKENPKVLMGYSDITAILLAIHKKTGLTTYSGPHFSTFGMKAGLEYTMEYFKKAVIESEGFYLDPSETWSDDSWHLEQDDRTFHPNAGYMVIQEGEAAGTIIGGNLCTLNLLQGTEFMPSLMDSILFIEDDEESHPFSFDRDLQSLLHQPEATGIKGIIIGRFQKDSGMTEYALHEIIAGKKEINGIPVIANANFGHVHPFVTVPVGSKAIMKVKNGKATIQINS
- a CDS encoding YjcZ family sporulation protein codes for the protein MYGYGGNVAGPGYGYGGGGGYGGGGGGCCGFGSGFALIVVLFILLIIIGASFCC
- a CDS encoding SGNH/GDSL hydrolase family protein, translating into MKKNAKSFIPFAAIATILLISYILQKAPKTYGSDDSINVYQKFQTGQPIQYLVIGDSIGRGSGAENPKLTWFKQLEDKLIETNDVPLHGDYVVQSGSTAFEGLFKLSQRKKHDHKDLIFFVFGENDRKYMNVDDFIMTYEALIRKAKGLHPNAELFTITESSLKYEEFASAIVLLSKHYGATNVDMRPIFKHSGYTEKQLTRDLIHPNGLGYKFYANEIYERFLDNIERGKTVSGLPSKLHDHSEFELSEIEHYEKMKGFRPRGGYFTSSVKGSVIEYNFKGTMLGVRLLRSPDGGEVDVWIDGNEITTLNTWWPFARERYLFITNGLPPGSHTVRFEVTGRSKAMELTTIPYVRIASIITD
- the msrB gene encoding peptide-methionine (R)-S-oxide reductase MsrB; translated protein: MKSKEELKQKLSAIQYEVTQNNGTEPAFNNEYWNLKEEGLYVDIVSGNPLFTSKEKFDSGCGWPSFTKPLKEEEVVENLDTSYGMRRIEVRSKTADSHLGHVFNDGPGPSGLRYCINSASLRFIPLQDLEKEGYGEYKKLFD
- the msrA gene encoding peptide-methionine (S)-S-oxide reductase MsrA — protein: MTKQLEKATFAGGCFWCMVKPFDEQPGIESVISGYTGGTTENPTYKEVCSETTGHYEAVQITFDPSVYPYEKIIELFWQQIDPTDVGGQFHDRGSSYQTAIFYHDEKQREIAEASKAKLQASGKFSKPIVTPVRPAKTFYPAETYHQHYYKKQPEHYERYSIGSGRKAFIQHHWGEKDEK
- a CDS encoding DUF4397 domain-containing protein, yielding MSDKQSYLQKAGTYDLLSSYYKYSNPHLHDYYYHKHLKSLNKATQQSRYEHMKVILPSQVRILHAAPTAPSFDVYVNEKCILNNLSYKESNGYSQLSPGIYQLEIYRSGQRLLGCKVALESGRSYTIAASLANESLKMSPFEDNPLVPQNEAKVRFIHLSHGLPSVDIAVKDGDVVFENLDFREACDYLNIHPMIVDFEVRKAGTKEIILSLPNYVFQENTSSTIFIIGLNRKSSTPETLTLSP